From Erwinia sp. HDF1-3R, one genomic window encodes:
- the nhaA gene encoding Na+/H+ antiporter NhaA, with protein sequence MSEVPSAFFSSPAAGGIVLIIASAAAIIVANSPLREGYEACLKYNAAGLSVEHWINDGLMAVFFMMVGLEIKRELLIGQLSTWSQRALPGFAALGGMAVPAVIYVWFNAGSNETLAGWAIPAATDIAFALGVLALLGSRVPASLKIFLSALAILDDMGAVAIIALFYTSNISFLMLAGAAVTVALLFIMNRSGVTRLLPYLLAGGVLWFFMLQSGVHATVAGILLAFFIPLRPADPDKAPPLDQLEHGIHPWVTFLILPLFGFANAGVTLSGMTADDLISSVSVGVALGLFFGKQVGIFFLSLLAVRLGLAKRPEKSSWLQVYGVSVMCGIGFTMSLFIGNLAFAGSPLLIDEVKVGVLVGSVLAALAGMLILRLSPSHPFR encoded by the coding sequence ATGTCAGAAGTACCTTCTGCATTTTTCAGCTCGCCGGCAGCCGGTGGCATCGTGCTCATCATTGCCTCAGCAGCCGCTATTATCGTGGCCAACTCTCCGCTCAGGGAGGGATATGAGGCATGTTTGAAATACAACGCCGCCGGCCTCTCCGTTGAGCACTGGATAAACGACGGCCTGATGGCCGTGTTCTTCATGATGGTCGGCCTGGAAATCAAACGCGAGCTTCTCATCGGCCAGCTTTCCACGTGGAGTCAGCGCGCGCTGCCGGGATTTGCCGCGCTGGGTGGGATGGCCGTGCCTGCCGTAATTTACGTATGGTTTAATGCGGGCAGCAATGAAACCCTCGCGGGCTGGGCCATTCCTGCCGCCACAGACATTGCATTTGCGCTCGGTGTACTGGCACTGCTGGGGAGTCGCGTACCTGCCTCGCTGAAAATTTTCCTGTCGGCGCTGGCTATTCTGGACGACATGGGCGCAGTGGCTATTATTGCGCTCTTCTATACCAGTAATATTTCGTTTCTGATGCTGGCTGGCGCGGCGGTCACGGTAGCCCTGCTGTTTATCATGAATCGTTCCGGGGTAACCCGGCTGCTTCCCTATCTCCTGGCGGGCGGCGTGCTGTGGTTTTTCATGCTTCAGTCTGGGGTACACGCCACTGTCGCGGGTATCCTGCTGGCCTTCTTTATCCCGCTGCGGCCAGCCGACCCGGATAAAGCCCCCCCTCTGGATCAGTTGGAGCACGGCATTCATCCGTGGGTCACGTTTTTGATACTGCCGTTGTTTGGCTTTGCCAATGCGGGGGTCACATTGTCCGGCATGACGGCGGATGACCTCATATCGTCGGTGTCGGTCGGCGTGGCGCTGGGCCTGTTTTTTGGCAAGCAGGTGGGCATTTTCTTCCTGTCGCTGTTGGCCGTCAGACTGGGCCTGGCAAAACGGCCTGAAAAAAGCTCCTGGCTGCAGGTTTACGGCGTGTCGGTCATGTGCGGAATCGGGTTTACCATGAGCCTGTTTATCGGCAACCTGGCTTTTGCAGGAAGCCCTCTGTTAATCGACGAGGTTAAGGTGGGAGTGCTGGTCGGCTCCGTACTGGCGGCACTGGCCGGTATGCTGATACTGCGTTTGTCTCCTTCGCATCCTTTCCGGTAA
- a CDS encoding glycosyltransferase family 39 protein, giving the protein MSIVILMVWVGVYALLWSMATIFLDPTVPYDAVEALNWAQNTEWGSPKNPWLVSMVWRPALWFAGTPLSVYWYITHFFAVAVGMVGCWFLAKYLSGSERMAWLALFTLNLSGIINFDIISYNDNYLLVMLWPWMLLFFFLAFARHPAWWMAFAVTAGLGSMAKYSTLAFVGAVLIATLVMPKIRACYRQPIFYLALLTGLAIIAPNLFWLWEHNFAAFNWVDSQIKRQFNPGVFIKLLSINYPLLFLWWILHLSKIRLRWPADINKCVVLLVALLPLALICLWFLFHHGGRLTEWLQPFFILAPALVVACVVTPNVQPVRRSTLLLMGSAGLVLLGYATVMITNVGNAGQKMSGIIPFSQKAERLWQERYGTPLRLVGGEHLAEWLTFYAASGPKIITPWNNSTKPNIYNADIKLADILHSGALLIGRSDKNCTHASFTRALTQWPQLPLDAISQITFQEDNEHISKPVCIGFVKPNAGTLLLHEGPSEKYTNNEL; this is encoded by the coding sequence ATGAGTATCGTGATTTTAATGGTGTGGGTGGGCGTCTACGCTCTCTTGTGGAGTATGGCAACTATCTTTCTGGACCCCACGGTTCCTTACGATGCCGTTGAAGCACTGAATTGGGCGCAAAATACAGAATGGGGCTCACCGAAAAATCCATGGCTGGTTAGCATGGTATGGCGTCCGGCGCTGTGGTTTGCGGGTACCCCACTGAGCGTTTACTGGTATATCACGCATTTTTTTGCGGTTGCTGTCGGGATGGTCGGCTGCTGGTTTCTTGCGAAATACCTGAGCGGTAGCGAACGTATGGCCTGGCTTGCATTATTCACTCTCAACCTGTCAGGAATCATTAACTTCGACATTATTAGCTATAACGACAACTATCTACTGGTTATGCTGTGGCCGTGGATGCTGTTATTCTTTTTCCTGGCATTCGCACGCCATCCAGCGTGGTGGATGGCATTTGCAGTAACAGCCGGTCTGGGGTCGATGGCTAAGTATTCGACACTGGCATTTGTCGGCGCGGTGTTAATTGCCACGCTGGTCATGCCAAAGATTCGGGCATGTTATCGCCAGCCTATATTTTATCTGGCGCTACTTACTGGCCTTGCCATTATTGCTCCAAACCTGTTCTGGCTGTGGGAGCATAACTTCGCTGCCTTCAACTGGGTGGATTCGCAGATAAAGCGTCAGTTTAACCCTGGAGTATTCATAAAGTTACTCAGTATCAATTACCCGCTGCTGTTCTTATGGTGGATATTGCATCTAAGCAAAATTCGGCTCCGATGGCCTGCTGACATCAATAAATGCGTTGTCCTGTTAGTCGCCTTATTACCGCTGGCATTGATTTGTTTGTGGTTTCTGTTTCATCATGGAGGAAGACTGACGGAGTGGCTACAGCCATTTTTTATTCTGGCGCCAGCGCTGGTTGTCGCCTGCGTCGTCACTCCCAATGTGCAGCCAGTGAGAAGATCTACTCTCTTGCTAATGGGTTCAGCGGGTCTGGTTCTGCTTGGGTATGCTACCGTCATGATAACGAATGTAGGTAATGCGGGGCAAAAAATGAGCGGTATTATCCCGTTCAGCCAAAAAGCGGAACGGCTATGGCAAGAACGTTATGGAACGCCATTGCGTCTGGTAGGGGGAGAGCACCTGGCCGAATGGCTCACTTTTTATGCAGCGTCGGGTCCCAAAATTATTACCCCCTGGAATAACAGCACTAAACCTAATATCTATAACGCAGATATCAAACTTGCCGATATCCTGCACTCAGGGGCGTTACTGATTGGTCGGTCTGATAAAAACTGTACCCACGCTTCGTTTACCAGGGCGCTGACGCAATGGCCGCAGCTGCCGCTTGATGCTATCAGCCAGATAACTTTCCAGGAGGATAACGAGCATATCAGTAAGCCTGTATGTATCGGATTTGTAAAACCGAACGCTGGCACGCTCTTGTTGCATGAAGGCCCGTCGGAGAAATATACGAATAACGAGCTGTAA